The Snodgrassella alvi wkB2 genome window below encodes:
- a CDS encoding NUDIX domain-containing protein, with the protein MTQDNLIEVVAGVLYNQRGEFLLSSRPAGKAYAGYWEFAGGKVESGESLLAALQREFAEELGITVNSATPWISKTHRYEHAHVHLQFYRIAADQWQGQLTAREQQSWSWQQPGCLTVTPILPANAPILAALAIPAHMSGNLNTGFHTAAKQEPALKIYPYHSGIAAGSIIYTPADQLQQLANLHPVSAIWTICHNSEEWLQAQAAAAIIWPVGQHEDIQLLLHLLHNQPSSVPVMVLQQTNAQLIAQPDWMTLGVHGIILEQQ; encoded by the coding sequence ATGACGCAGGATAATCTCATCGAAGTAGTTGCCGGTGTCCTTTATAACCAGCGCGGTGAATTTCTGCTTAGTTCACGTCCGGCAGGTAAAGCATATGCAGGGTACTGGGAATTTGCCGGCGGTAAAGTAGAATCAGGGGAAAGTCTGCTGGCGGCATTGCAGCGGGAATTTGCCGAAGAACTAGGCATAACCGTTAATTCAGCTACACCATGGATAAGCAAAACTCATCGTTACGAACATGCCCACGTACATTTACAATTTTATCGCATTGCAGCCGATCAGTGGCAGGGACAACTAACTGCACGAGAACAGCAAAGCTGGAGCTGGCAGCAGCCAGGTTGTCTTACTGTTACCCCCATATTACCTGCTAATGCACCTATTCTGGCCGCATTAGCCATTCCTGCTCATATGAGCGGAAATTTAAATACAGGTTTTCATACCGCGGCAAAGCAGGAACCTGCCTTAAAAATATACCCTTACCACTCAGGAATAGCAGCAGGATCAATTATTTACACACCAGCAGATCAGCTGCAGCAACTGGCGAATCTGCATCCTGTCAGCGCTATCTGGACTATATGTCATAACAGTGAAGAGTGGCTACAGGCACAAGCAGCTGCGGCGATAATCTGGCCGGTTGGCCAGCATGAAGATATTCAGCTGCTGCTTCATCTGCTGCATAATCAGCCTTCCTCTGTACCCGTTATGGTTTTACAGCAAACAAACGCTCAGCTCATTGCACAGCCAGACTGGATGACACTGGGTGTTCATGGCATCATACTGGAACAACAATAA
- the acpS gene encoding holo-ACP synthase, whose translation MIYGIGTDLVKIERIAKMCKTYGANAVAAKMLSRIEALEWPSANHPVQFLAKRFAAKEAFAKAVHTGLRSPVTLRNIGIGHNELGRPEFIVEKPLAQWLKQKNIGRIHLSLTDEDDYIVAFAVAEYAK comes from the coding sequence ATGATTTACGGCATAGGTACAGATTTAGTTAAAATTGAACGTATTGCCAAAATGTGTAAAACCTATGGTGCCAATGCCGTAGCAGCAAAAATGCTGTCACGGATTGAAGCACTAGAGTGGCCTTCAGCCAATCATCCTGTACAGTTTCTGGCCAAACGCTTTGCCGCTAAAGAAGCTTTTGCCAAAGCCGTCCATACCGGTCTGCGCAGTCCGGTGACCTTACGCAATATCGGAATCGGTCATAATGAACTCGGCCGGCCTGAATTTATTGTTGAAAAGCCATTAGCACAATGGCTCAAACAAAAAAACATTGGCCGTATCCATCTGAGTCTCACAGATGAAGACGACTACATAGTGGCTTTTGCTGTAGCAGAGTATGCTAAATGA
- the pdxJ gene encoding pyridoxine 5'-phosphate synthase, whose protein sequence is MLLGVNIDHVATVRNARGSIYPSPLEAALLAETHGADLITMHLREDRRHIHDADVFAVKNAISTRLNLEMALTPEMLDNALAVQPADVCIVPEKRQEITTEGGLDVLSQQDKVAEYVQKLTAAGIRVSLFIDADSRQIQACQEVGAPVIELHTGAYADAPEMHQRRQQLARIEEAAHQASEMGITVNAGHGLNIHNVTPIAKILAINELNIGHALIAQAIFIGLPQAIEQMKTTIFRARSLPY, encoded by the coding sequence ATGTTACTTGGCGTAAACATAGATCATGTGGCAACAGTACGTAACGCTCGCGGCAGTATCTATCCCAGCCCGCTGGAAGCAGCACTGCTTGCCGAAACACATGGTGCCGATCTGATTACCATGCATTTACGTGAAGATCGCCGCCATATTCATGATGCTGATGTATTTGCCGTAAAAAATGCCATCAGCACCCGTCTTAATCTGGAAATGGCACTTACCCCGGAAATGCTTGACAACGCTCTGGCTGTTCAGCCTGCCGACGTATGTATCGTACCGGAAAAAAGACAGGAAATCACCACAGAAGGCGGACTGGATGTTCTGTCACAACAGGATAAAGTAGCAGAATATGTCCAGAAACTGACAGCTGCGGGGATACGGGTATCACTGTTTATTGATGCAGATAGCCGGCAGATACAGGCCTGTCAGGAAGTCGGTGCTCCAGTTATTGAGCTGCATACCGGTGCTTATGCAGATGCACCTGAAATGCATCAGCGCCGGCAGCAGCTGGCACGAATCGAAGAAGCAGCTCATCAGGCCAGTGAAATGGGCATAACTGTTAATGCAGGCCATGGTCTGAATATTCACAATGTCACCCCTATTGCTAAAATTCTGGCTATAAACGAACTGAATATTGGTCATGCCCTGATTGCTCAGGCTATTTTCATCGGCTTACCACAAGCCATTGAACAAATGAAGACCACTATTTTCCGTGCACGCAGCCTTCCTTATTAA
- the yfaE gene encoding class I ribonucleotide reductase maintenance protein YfaE: protein MSLITTCDKTFTLQQDETLLEGLERTGHEVEYQCRSGYCGSCRLKLLSGQVSYAEQPLAFIAPGEILPCCCQVKTDLHLVCHLRTDTPEHNPDLFDNDLFADK, encoded by the coding sequence ATGAGCTTAATCACCACCTGCGACAAAACATTCACTCTTCAGCAGGATGAAACCCTGCTGGAAGGTCTGGAACGTACCGGACATGAAGTTGAATATCAGTGTCGCAGCGGTTACTGTGGTTCATGCCGGCTCAAACTGCTATCCGGGCAGGTCAGTTATGCAGAACAGCCGCTGGCCTTTATCGCCCCGGGAGAGATACTTCCCTGCTGCTGTCAGGTAAAAACCGATTTGCATCTGGTCTGCCATCTTCGAACCGATACACCGGAACACAATCCAGACCTTTTTGACAACGATTTATTTGCAGATAAATAA
- the nrdB gene encoding class Ia ribonucleoside-diphosphate reductase subunit beta, with protein MNYSTFCQKPNNALTEPMFFGQPVNVARYDQQKFDIFEKLIEKQLSFFWRPEEVDVSRDRIDYANLPEHEKHIFISNLKYQTLLDSIQGRSPNVALLPLVSIPELETWIETWSFSETIHSRSYTHIIRNIVNDPSVVFDDIVQNKHIIARAEEIACYYDDLIEYTQYYNLLGVGEHEINGKTIVINLHELKKKLYLCLMCVNVLEAIRFYVSFACSFAFAERELMEGNAKIIKLIARDEALHLTGTQQMLNLMRTGADDPEMAVIAAETEEECFRLFRRAAIQEKDWAEYLFKDGSMIGLNKDILGQYVEYITNLRMQAVGLPPAFEHAKQNPIPWINAWLSSDNVQVAPQEVEVSSYLVGQIDAELNEDDLSDFEL; from the coding sequence ATGAATTACAGTACATTCTGTCAAAAACCGAATAATGCCCTGACAGAACCGATGTTCTTCGGACAACCGGTTAATGTAGCCCGTTATGACCAGCAGAAATTTGATATATTCGAAAAACTGATTGAAAAACAGCTTTCATTCTTCTGGCGCCCTGAAGAAGTAGATGTATCGCGTGATCGCATCGATTATGCCAATTTACCAGAGCATGAAAAGCATATTTTTATCAGTAATCTGAAATATCAGACCCTGCTTGATTCCATTCAGGGGCGCAGTCCTAATGTTGCCTTACTGCCTCTGGTATCTATTCCTGAGTTGGAAACATGGATTGAAACATGGTCTTTTTCTGAAACCATTCATTCACGCAGTTACACTCACATTATCCGCAATATCGTGAATGATCCTTCGGTTGTGTTTGATGATATTGTACAAAACAAGCACATTATTGCCCGTGCTGAAGAAATTGCCTGTTACTACGACGATTTAATCGAATATACCCAGTACTACAACTTACTGGGCGTAGGTGAACATGAGATTAACGGTAAAACCATTGTAATCAATTTACATGAACTAAAGAAAAAGCTGTATTTATGCCTGATGTGTGTCAATGTACTGGAAGCAATCCGCTTTTATGTTTCATTTGCATGCTCCTTTGCTTTTGCTGAGCGCGAACTGATGGAAGGCAATGCCAAAATCATCAAACTGATTGCCCGTGATGAAGCTTTACACCTCACAGGTACCCAGCAAATGCTTAACCTGATGCGTACCGGCGCAGATGATCCGGAAATGGCGGTGATAGCGGCTGAAACAGAAGAAGAATGTTTCCGGCTTTTCCGTCGTGCTGCCATACAGGAAAAAGACTGGGCAGAATATTTATTTAAAGACGGATCCATGATTGGTCTGAACAAAGATATTCTTGGTCAGTATGTCGAATATATCACCAACCTGCGTATGCAGGCTGTAGGCTTACCGCCGGCTTTTGAACATGCCAAACAAAATCCCATTCCGTGGATTAATGCATGGTTATCTTCCGACAATGTTCAGGTAGCACCACAGGAAGTAGAAGTCAGCTCATATCTGGTTGGTCAGATTGATGCCGAACTTAATGAAGACGACTTAAGCGATTTTGAACTTTAA
- the nrdA gene encoding class 1a ribonucleoside-diphosphate reductase subunit alpha has product MNAVANLKVTKRNGSLEDINLDKIHQVVTWAAEGLDNVSVSQVEMRSHIQFYNGIRTDDIHETIIKAAADLISTETPDYQYLAARLAIFHLRKIAFGQFEPPHLYDHVSKLTESGKYDKHILEDYSRTEFDELNDCIEHNRDLTFSYAAVKQLEGKYLVQNRVTKQIFESPQFLYMLVAMCLFARYPQATRLTYVKKFYHAISTFKISLPTPIMSGVRTPTRQFSSCVLIECDDSLDSINATTSAIVKYVSQRAGIGINAGRIRALGSEIRGGEAQHTGCIPFYKMFQAAVKSCSQGGVRGGAATLFYPLWHLEVENLLVLKNNRGVEENRVRHLDYGVQINRLLYTRLIKGENISLFSPSDVPGLYDAFFADQDEFERLYVLYEKDNSINRRSIPAVDLFSLLMQERAGTGRIYIQNVDHCNTHSPFDPKLAPVRQSNLCLEIALPTRPLNDIKDPEGEIALCTLSAFNLGALESLEELEELAELATRALDALLDYQNYPIKAAELATMNRRTLGIGVINFAYYLAKNGVKYSDGSAINLTHRTFEAIQYYLLKASVKLAQELGACPKFSDTTYAQGLLPIDTYKKDLDKICQEPLHLDWESLRADIVKHGLRNSTLTALMPSETSSQIANATNGIEPPRGLVSVKASKDGILKQVVPEFERLHNQYELLWDMPNNEGYLHLVGIMQKFIDQSISANTNYDPQRFEGQKVPMKQLIKDLLTAYKFGLKTLYYQNTRDGADDMQTSIQDDGCASGACKI; this is encoded by the coding sequence ATGAATGCGGTTGCCAACCTTAAAGTAACCAAACGTAATGGTAGTTTGGAAGACATCAATCTGGATAAAATTCATCAGGTCGTTACCTGGGCTGCAGAAGGCCTGGATAATGTATCCGTATCTCAGGTCGAAATGCGCTCACACATTCAATTTTATAATGGTATTCGTACTGACGATATTCACGAGACCATTATTAAAGCAGCAGCCGACCTGATTTCCACAGAAACACCGGATTATCAGTATTTGGCAGCCCGCTTAGCTATCTTTCATCTGCGTAAAATTGCTTTCGGCCAGTTTGAGCCGCCTCATCTGTATGATCATGTGAGTAAGCTGACAGAATCAGGTAAGTACGATAAACATATTTTAGAAGATTATTCTCGTACAGAATTTGATGAACTGAATGACTGCATCGAACATAACCGTGATTTAACTTTCTCATATGCTGCAGTTAAACAGCTGGAAGGCAAATATCTGGTTCAGAACCGTGTTACCAAACAAATTTTTGAAAGTCCGCAGTTTTTATACATGCTGGTAGCAATGTGCCTGTTCGCCCGTTACCCCCAGGCTACAAGACTGACTTATGTAAAAAAATTCTATCATGCCATCAGTACTTTTAAAATTTCCCTGCCAACACCAATTATGTCAGGTGTTCGCACCCCGACCCGTCAGTTTTCTTCATGCGTACTGATTGAATGTGATGATAGTCTTGATAGCATCAATGCAACTACCAGTGCAATTGTGAAGTATGTATCTCAGCGCGCAGGCATTGGCATTAATGCTGGCCGGATCCGTGCACTGGGCAGCGAAATCCGTGGCGGAGAGGCACAGCATACAGGCTGTATTCCATTTTATAAGATGTTTCAGGCAGCTGTGAAATCCTGCTCACAAGGCGGTGTCCGCGGTGGTGCTGCTACCCTGTTCTATCCTTTGTGGCATCTGGAAGTAGAAAATCTGCTGGTACTGAAAAACAACCGCGGAGTTGAAGAAAACCGCGTACGACATCTTGACTACGGTGTACAAATTAATCGCCTGCTGTATACCCGCCTAATTAAAGGTGAAAATATCAGTCTGTTTTCGCCTTCAGATGTCCCGGGGTTATATGATGCATTTTTTGCAGATCAGGACGAATTCGAACGTCTTTATGTTTTATACGAAAAAGACAACAGCATCAACCGCCGCAGTATTCCGGCAGTAGATTTATTTTCATTATTAATGCAGGAACGTGCCGGTACCGGACGTATTTACATTCAGAATGTCGACCATTGTAATACCCACAGCCCGTTTGACCCCAAACTGGCTCCGGTTCGTCAGTCAAATCTGTGTCTGGAAATTGCTTTACCTACCCGTCCGTTGAATGACATTAAAGACCCTGAGGGAGAAATAGCTCTCTGTACCCTTTCAGCATTTAATCTGGGTGCACTGGAAAGTCTGGAAGAACTCGAAGAACTGGCCGAGCTGGCTACCCGTGCTCTGGACGCTTTGCTGGATTATCAGAACTACCCTATCAAAGCAGCTGAACTGGCTACCATGAACCGGCGGACATTAGGTATCGGTGTCATTAACTTTGCATACTATCTGGCTAAAAATGGCGTTAAATACAGTGATGGTTCTGCCATAAACCTTACCCACCGGACTTTTGAAGCCATTCAGTATTATCTGCTGAAAGCTTCTGTCAAACTGGCACAGGAACTGGGAGCATGCCCAAAATTCAGCGATACTACTTATGCTCAGGGTTTATTACCGATTGATACTTACAAAAAAGATCTGGATAAAATCTGTCAGGAACCTCTGCATCTGGACTGGGAATCATTGCGTGCCGATATAGTTAAACACGGCCTGCGTAATTCCACCCTGACGGCACTCATGCCATCAGAAACATCCAGCCAGATTGCCAATGCTACAAACGGTATTGAACCACCGCGCGGGCTGGTATCGGTGAAGGCATCCAAAGATGGTATTCTTAAACAGGTAGTACCGGAATTCGAACGTCTGCACAACCAGTATGAATTGCTCTGGGATATGCCGAATAATGAAGGTTATCTGCATTTAGTCGGTATTATGCAGAAATTTATCGACCAGTCGATATCCGCCAATACCAATTACGATCCGCAGCGTTTTGAAGGACAAAAAGTCCCGATGAAGCAATTAATCAAAGATTTGCTGACAGCCTATAAATTTGGTCTGAAAACTTTGTATTACCAGAATACCCGTGATGGTGCCGATGATATGCAAACCAGTATTCAGGATGACGGTTGCGCCAGCGGTGCTTGCAAAATCTGA
- the luxS gene encoding S-ribosylhomocysteine lyase: MPLLDSFTVDHTRMHAPAVRVAKNMTTPKGDDITVFDLRFCKPNQTILPEKGMHTIEHLFAGFMRDHLNSDQVEIIDISPMGCRTGFYMSLIGTPDEATVAKAWAESMQDVLAVTDQSRIPELNRYQCGSYTMHSLEEAKSIARTVLENQISINYNNDLKLDESLLQH, encoded by the coding sequence ATGCCATTACTCGACAGTTTTACTGTAGACCATACCCGTATGCATGCTCCGGCAGTACGTGTGGCTAAGAATATGACCACACCCAAAGGAGATGACATTACTGTATTTGATTTACGCTTCTGCAAACCGAATCAGACTATACTGCCTGAAAAAGGCATGCATACTATTGAACATTTGTTTGCCGGATTCATGCGCGACCATCTTAACAGTGATCAAGTGGAAATTATTGATATCTCACCAATGGGCTGCCGCACTGGCTTTTATATGAGTCTGATCGGAACACCAGATGAAGCAACTGTGGCCAAAGCCTGGGCGGAATCTATGCAGGATGTGCTTGCGGTAACTGATCAGAGCCGCATACCTGAACTTAACCGCTACCAGTGTGGCAGCTATACCATGCATTCACTTGAAGAAGCCAAGTCCATTGCCCGAACAGTTCTTGAAAATCAAATTAGTATCAATTATAACAATGATTTAAAACTAGATGAGTCACTATTGCAACACTAG